The Phaeodactylum tricornutum CCAP 1055/1 chromosome 6, whole genome shotgun sequence region ACGGTCAACCATGGCGACATAATCGAAGCTGCCTAGAAACCCCCTCGTATTCGCAACAACAATACTTTGTTCGTATAATGGATCTACTAGGAAATTTAGGCGCAGAAGACCAGCTGACGTCAAGTAAGTTGGGTTAATGACAGGAAGAAGGAGAAAGTGAGATGCCCCGTTTCCAACAAATACAAACGTCGTCAAAATTTCTTACCACACATATTTGCCTGCAATTCTCGATTTGCTGTGCTTCTTTGGTGGTCAACTAGCCCGCGCCGAAAACAGTGTACTGCAAGCGAAAGTTAAAGAGCTCGCGCAGCGCGTTAAAGTCTTGGCCGTAGAGAATGAAGCGCTGAAAGTGGAAGTCGAAATCTACCGTAAAGAGGCAGCCCTACCGTCCTTTTCCAATCTTGCATTAGGAAATTCGGGCAGTGATATGGAAACTGAAAAGGCAAACGATGGTGAGGCATTTTTTCGCTCTGGGAATGGAGTGTTCCCAAGACAAAACGAGGTAACGTTCCGCAATTTGCATGGCCCCGCCAATCCTTTGACCTGCGCACTTTCGCCGGATGATACTGTTTTAGCCACTGGTGGAGCAGATGGTCAGCTGATGCTATGCGGCTGGGGTGCGGTTTATAGTCCATCGGAAAGTCCCGATTCTGTAGTGCAGTCTGCATCTGGAATCGGCTGTGAAGCGCCTGTAATTTGCGTAGCCTTTGCACCGACGTTACGAGGCATTTTGGCAGTGGGGTGCATGGATGGATCCATCTATTTTGTGCAGTACTCTTCTTCACCGGGAAGCAATGGTATTGATTTGAAGCGGACTGGACTCCCCAAGACACTTCATCACAAAAAGTACGTACGTGCCGTCGTCTGGTCGCCGAAGGGACCTTTGGTAGCTACTAGTTCCGCAGATGGAACGGTCCACTTGTTCAAAGTAGAGCGTACCGGTATGGAACTTTCGGAGCTTTCCGTTTCGCTTGTCACCAGCCTGCACTTGCCCGGTGCTGTGGAATCCATGATCTTCAGTGACGACCATCTTATTTGCTACGCTCGTGGTACAGCGTACCTGTCGTACTTTGAAATCGCCAAAAACTTTGGCTTAACCAAAATCAATCTCAACGCCGGTACGCCAGGTACAGCAAGCTACGAAGATCATGTATCGTTTGCCGTGATGGACATGGCTCTATACCAAAACAAGTACTTGGCACTCGCCACGGATATCTCCCGTAATATTGTATTGGATGTGCAGGATGGCAAACAGATTCGAAACCTGTACGGGCATGAGAATGATGGATTCTCGCAACCCAAGATCGCATGGAGTTCCAACGGTAGTTACCTATTGGGGAACACACAGCACGAGAGCTGTCTTTGTGTGTGGGATATTGCCAGTGCGCAGGTCGTCGAACGTTTGGAAGGACACGGACAGCCCGTTCGTGCCATTTACAGTAGCCAGACGTCGGATATTGTCATCACAACTTCGTTCGACAAAGCAGTCAAATTCTGGTTCCCACAAAACGAGAGCATGTAGCTTATGGCAACAACGTACAGAGTTCAAATAAATTATAGAAGACACtatcttcttcttcgcaTTTGTATCAAGATGGCTGCTTTGCGATTGCGTTCCTTTTTCGACAATTTTCGGTTCGGATCTATGTTGCCAATCGTTTTAGAACCCGTGGGAGATTGATTCTTGACCCCTCTTGTTGCCTGCTTTGCATCCTTGGGAACTACCGCTTCTGTCTTTGCATTGCCTTTCGTATTGTCGTCTGTGGACTTTAGCATTTCGGTTTTGCGACGTTTCGGTTTGCGCTCCTTTCCATCTCTTTGCTTGTCCTTTCGCGATCTCTTCTTATCCGTATTTGGCGACGTATGCGACTTTTCGCTAGCCTCTCGCTCATCCATTTCTTCTAAATTCAATTTTATCTTTTCCTTTACAATCTCTTTGGTACGTTGCACAATATCAGCCAACTCGGACTTGGTCTTGGTTGGTCGCACATTGATTCTGCGTCCCAACATATCACTTTTATCTAAGGCCAATGCCGTCTTGTACGACTCCTCGTCCAGGACATCGACAAAGGCAACTCCCCGAAACAGTTTCTTGCCGTTCAATCCGCGATCGCAAACGAGTCGAATGGACGAAAGCGCGCATCCTCGCGTGACAAAATGTTGACGCAGGTCGAACTCGGTGGTGTCAAAGTCCAACTGCGTAATGTGTAGCGACCACATTCTGTCTGGCGAAGTCTCCGATAAAAGCGAGCTTGCGGCAGTCGCCGTATTATCATTCAAAGTTGACAACTTGTCCTTTGATTGTTTGCTCTTGTTCTGGGGCGGCTTTTTGGTGTTCGATTGGTGCACCTTAAGGTTTTTCATTTGcttgtcatcgtcgtctccctCCGCCCAGGCGGCTGCTGCTTCGAGCAAGTCGTCTTCATCCGATGACTCGGCGTCTCCACTGTTAATGATGCTCTTCCCCGTTACTGTCGAAGACTTGTTCGATCCCCCTTTTTCCTGTGGCGTTTTGTCCTCGTCGACAGTCTTGTGCACAGGATTATTGTTCTCAGGACAGCCACCAATAGatgcttcttcttcctctttggCTACTCGGAAGGCCCCCTTGCTTTCCTCTCGCATTCGCGTCTTGTTCTTGCTAGCCTTTGCCATCGTGCACTGAGAATGAACCCACTGTGTTATTTTGGTTGCTCTACTACCAGAAGGGGTATGATATACTTTCCACTTTCAATTAGCTCACGGAATTGCCCATTTCATTTTTGCTTGGTCCCGAGATTTTGTATCGTGCGCACAGACAGACCGAAATGTGGCAAAAAGTCGGTGGTTTGGAGGTTTCCCCTAATAAAATGTAACgtaactgactgtgaaaataCGAAAGACGCTTTGTTTCTAGCTTTGACCCATTTACTATTCCTCAAGTCAAAATTTTGTGCTGCGGGTTATCTGCAAATACGGTTGGTACTTGGTACCGATCTAGAAGCAGTGAACGGTGTTGGAAAAGCAAAGATTCCCACAAGAGACTTTCGACAGAAATGCTTCCCGACCGCGCAATAGCGATTCTTCCTTGCCGTCACATCAGCAGAATCGAGTGATCGGATGGAGTCCCGGCATGGATGTCGTTTGGAACACATCGGTCATATTAGTCTTGAACCAACCGAACGAATTTGCACAACTcaattttcttcttgttTGGGTTCTTCCTTcatgtcttcgtcgtcatcgtcttcaacAGGCGCAGCCCACCAGGTTGTCAAGCCGAGGCCATCTTCGCAGATCGAAGCAACGATATGCATACTCGGGGGTAGGGCCTGATTCTCGTCCAGTCCAACAGATGAGGATCGTCTCCGAATCTTCTGGCCTTCAACATCCTCATCGGAAGGAGTAGTGCTCGCCTTGAATGCCGTGCGAGAGTGCGATGTTGTAGTGGTCGTTGCCTGCATGCCCTTGGCGGTGTTGGTGATTTGGGTAAAGTTGATAGACTTTACTTTGAATCGAATTTCTGAACCAATGTCCATCTCGTATCGGTTCTCTTCTTCAATTATCACTTCTGCTTCATCTACCACTTCGTCAGTTGCCATAGCAAGCAATGCGCTTCCGTTGTCTTccgctttgattttgattttTGAGACTGCGGCGTTTTCAGCTTCAGCGTCACCAATTGTTTCACCATTTCCGACGCTGGCAGCATCATCGGCCTCGTCTTCTgcgtcctcttcgtcatcgtcataCTTGGGTGTCCAAATCCACAATCCTGATTTCTCTTCGTAGTGGCTTGGCCTTAGCATCCAGTATGCAGGGATGAAAATGTCGACGAAAAACCCGATTGATACGTGGATGCCTTCAGCGGTACTCTTGGTGATGCGTCCCAAGCACACTTCTTCTACAAAAGGGCGAAAAACGATCAATCTGAATTCACATTCGTGATGTGCTCCTCCGTCGCCCGAGACACAGAAGCCGTGTCCCACCCTGGCACATTCACCGTACCGGCCCACCACCAAACCCACGTCCATCAACACACGGTTGGGATACTTTTGGTCGATTTCACTGTGAACAGCCTGGACGGTAGGCATAGACAATAGCAGCGGAGGAATCCTGATAGTATCGAACACTGTAGTCACCACAAACATCGTCTCGTCTGCCGGCTTTTGGTGGAACAGCGTCGAAAGTTCTCTTTATACCTGCACCATTCGAGCGCTGTTTTGTCAATGTTTTACCTATTGATCGGTCCAGTTTCGTTGCACGAACTCTTATTAGCTGCACgtcgtttttccaaaagataGTTGCGTGTACGACCGATGTTTGGAATAAGTTAATGGCAGTGGCTAGATTGGGCGATGCCGTTCCgtgattttcctttttttgtGGTCAACATAAACTCACACAAAAACACGCCACACAATTAACCGTTTGTATCTGCTCCGAAATAACCTTGTGCGGATTCCAATCGGAGGGTTGTCACACGGTGGGGGAAACGACAGCGTGCCATCAAAGTATCATTTGCAATATAAACCACAGCCCTCCCCTGTCAAACTGAACCGCTCAAATACCGGAAGACGGCAAGACAATGGGAAGCAACTATGAGCTATGGAGTACTTCAAGTCAGCGGACCGGTTCCGGTAATATTCACCGTCTGCTTACTGCAGAGTCCAAGCAAAATTCTATTTGCGACGACACAGCGAGGACGGGCCTGCAACGTTTTGTTAAGAATTGCGttcccatgcacaacacaCATAAGCGAGGAAGTTCTCCACCGGTATCGGAACCGATAAACTGGGTCTACTCCTTGgcatatatatatatatatatatatatctACTTCGTTACCGGCACAACATCGACCTCCTACCAGCCTCGCATCCATTTTTTCCAATACAAACGTCGCACGAGCACGGAAAAAGGAGTTCGACACCCGCCGTACATGTAACAAATCTCATCCTACGTGGGTTTCCATTCTTGCGCCTTGTTGAAGTTGTACGCACAAGTCACGGCACCAAGCGCCATGACCAGACCTGCTGGCATGACCTTCCTCGTCGACACGAAGCGTTTTCCCATTCCCAGCGCGAGAATACCGCCGGCGGTAGTGCCCAGTAGATGCGCTTCGTAGATTTGATCCGTCTTGACAATCAGATAGCTCGAACCAAGCAGCATCGAGCCCACACCGAGGCCGGCGACCAAGCTTGCTTTACTACGTTTGCGCGCAAAACCGGCGACGCCGCCGAGAATAGTCAAACCACCAACGCCCATGTTCATGTGCGCGGATCCCGGAATCTTGGACATGGTGCCGTGGATGTTACTGGTATCGATCAAGAAGTTTATGGCTGATAACTGGTGTTGGCCCAAAGTTTTTCAAGGCTTCTTTGCTTGACAACAAAAGAAAGGTTGCGGTAGTGAAGAGAAAAACACGATTGTGCGAAAGTGCCACAAGGAGAGCCGAGGAATAAAGTGGGACGCTGGCGAAGGATCAACAAACGTGGAGATAGCGTTCGACAAGGGGGATGCGCAGAGCAAAGAATGTCAGCGGATTCGGACTCGTATGATGAGTCACGACCCCCTACGGGAATGAAAGCCCCACACAAAGGATTTAGGTTTAGGGTTACGAAAGTACTGACATGTGAAGAAACGAAACATTTTAGGATGGCCCTTCGCACCCTTGCGGTATACATCCATTTTTCTCTTACCCGACCCAGTTGCGATTCTTGGGGATGTCCAGAACGagcaattcttcgtcagTAATACAAAGTCGAACACGACCTCCCGCAACAAGTTCGCTCGATCAAGGGGATCCAGTTTTTCCGGCTTTCCAAAACACCTCTGGGGAGCGTCACGACGACATCTCGGAGCTGGACCCTACTGGAACGCGGCATCTCGAGACCAAGAATCATACCTACGTAACCGTCGACATCAATACCACCCAATGGAGTACCGCCGATTTCATTGCGGACGCGCTGCGTGACAGGAAACGGCAAGAAACTGCCCTGCTTTTTCAAACCGGTAGCGTGTTCCCGCACAACGCCAGTGGCAACAACGAAATCCTGCCGAGCGACTCCGCAGCCGCATCGCCGTACCAAAGCTACCCCAGTACTATACTTCTCATTGTACTTGTACACCTTATATGGGTGTACCAATGGAACAGAAAATGGCGTCGCCGAAAAACCTTGACATCCTACCATGCTTTGGTTCAAAAGAAATATTGGTATCAGTGGTGGATTGCTCTGCTGTCGCATCCTCCTGTAACAGACTTGGAAACGAATGAATCTTTGGAGCGCACACGCGAGGGTTTGTCTACTACCCAGAGAACCAACAATGTTCCCGTCTTGGTTTTCGCGTCCTCTGGAGTGCGACAAGTAGTAGCTTTCACCGGGGTGGCATTCGTTAATGGAGAGCTCAGTGGCATCACGCTACTTGTCTACAACTCGCATGTATTGTGGTCGTGTCGGGCATTGGAAACACTGTATAATGACTTTGCGGGGCAATATATATGCGTTTGGATAGCTCTTGCTTGGTTGGGAGTCCTGCTCGAGCTCTTTTTGAACTCCCTCTTGCTTCGGATGACAAGCAATGTTGTCGAAGTTGCCGAAACAAACCTGGAATCCAGCCGTAGTGTCCATCAGGTTTTGACATACCGGACCATGGGAACGTTGACGGTCCTTATGGCTGCTCTTCTTGTGTTGTTTCGAATTGATTTCCCCAACGTTCCTGTGCAAGTATTGCCTTTTTTCGGAAATCCCTTCTTTTTGATGGAACCATCGGTGACCTACTTTGTGGCCGTGGGTATATTGACGACATTGTCCATGGGGAGACACGCCATCACTAGTGTCACATTTGGAACTCTAGTGGGATCGCTCTGGTCCGCAGGATTGCTCGAATTCTTGGCCGAACCGTACTGGGCAGCTTGGATGGTGCTGCAACTTGCGCTAGTCACGTTATTGTCGCTGTACGAAGAGTATTCGAACTATGTGCCCTGCGTGGATGGGGTAGCATGGTTCGAAGATGGATCGTCTGCTGACCTTTTCGGAGCGAGCTCCAATCGTGACGATGCTTTTCTCCGCGATGCTTCGGACCGCGCCGCAATCGAACTTGGTGGTCTTTTACCGGAACACAATGACTTGGACATGGACGAAGATACTGATCGTTCCTTGGCGGAACGGACGCCAATTTTTCGGAGAGCACAGTCTACCGTTCGCTCCCGGCGTATGGGATCAACGCCCGACGTTTGAGGTAGTTCATAAGTCACCATTTTGTTATGGGAGACGCTGTTCCTCTAGTTTCGGGCAAATGTCACGCCGTGGCGGCTGCTAGAAAGCGTATGACAATCACGAACGATCCAATCGTCAGAAATGGGGTGTCCCTACGGATCAGAAAGTGGCTAAAGACCCCACCGATTCGCGCAACCGCGTTTGCGGCACTTTTTCCGGTGCTTCGAATTTCGGTGGTGAGGATTTCGGCCGTAGACATCACGTGGCTCCCACGTTCCGCCGATAAAAAACATTCGTGCCAGGAAAGCAATTCCGATCAGGCTCCATCGATGAATCCTAGAATCAAGGTCGCAACGGCAGTCTCCGACGACGCACTTGCAAAAATAGCCCAGTGGTCAAATGAATACAGAATGTCTTCCCCATCCCTGTCGTTCGTCTTTTGCTGGTGATGTTCTCTCGAAAAGACCAATGTATCGACAAGGACGGTTGCATGAAGTAAAGGCGAGGCCAATCAACGTGATCCACAGCAAgattgtcgtctttctcCACCGCGGAGTGTACAGGTCAGAGTAAGAACTGTGGTCTCCATTATCCCAGCTGTCTAAGTGTATACCGAGCCGAAAGAGACCCATAGGATCTTTACCGTTGTGCACGGCAGCTTGGCGCAGTACGGCCAGAGCCTGCTCGTACCGGCCTTGTAAACAGAGCCAGCGTGGAAATTCAGGTACGTGGGCGAGACCAGCCAGCGTGGAAATCCAGGTACGTGGGCGAGACCAACCAGGACGGACAACAAACAGGGGAGGGCACAAAGGATCACGAACCATCGCCAACCGATGGCGTCATCGTCAATACcgtcattgtcgttgtccgTCAATTGGTCCTGACCAAGAGTAAAGGAGGCCAACACAGGAGACACGCGTGTTCCCAAGTTCAAAAGTATTCAATAATTAGCAGGATGCTTCCTCGGTGACTGGCGGGGATGAATCGGCTAACAAATCGAAGGATACGGTCAAGCCGCCGACGAGAAAGCACAGTATCAGCAAGTATGGTAtttggtggcggcggccgtGGCCAACCCAAAAAAAACAATGATGCTCGCCGTGGCGGTGAAGACGGGTTTGCGTTCTATGCGGTCCCCGTGCGGCCCGAGTGTGATTGTACCAAGAAGCGCCCCAATAAACACACTGCTGGTGATTGAGGCTGTTTAGTGATCGAAAAGGTTCCACTGGGCCTGTAAGACGATGCCCATGAAGCTGAGCAGCACTATTTCCATTGAACTGGCGGGGAAACAAAGACCAGCGGCAATCATAAGCGCTGTTGGAAGGGTCCCATTCCAAGATGTTCTGCACGGGAGACTTAAAAAGGAGAGACTGATGATGGCGTGTGGTCTCCTGTGATTGCACAGGGTGTTGGTCCGGGTCCATTACGTATACGCACCAATAGCATTGTCCGTATCAAGTGATTCCCGTTCCGTATGGGTCTCGTCAATTTTAGTTGTCTGGGACGTTGACATTACACCAATACCGACACTACTGTAGCCTTATTGTATAACGGATTCATCAGGTGGCTGGATCTTTGGTACTGTTGCACCAGGGGAGTGCAGTTTTGGCTGACCACCCATAGTGTGTTTGGCAGCAACTCCAGTGGTAGCTGAGTACAAGTGTCCACCGTGTGATCATTCCCTAATTCAATTCCACCAGCGTGTGTGTTAACAATGTTGTAACCGCTAAGGTTTTGATTTAGTTACCGGGAATTTATTGGGTGTATTGAGTTGACAATGTCAGGATGCAATGCGGGCTTCCGGAAAAGTTGTTGACAAGTGGTGTGTTTCGCTTCTCATTTGCCTACCTCTCAAGCTGGCAAACTAGCTGGCTTTGAAGTAGGACACAGCCTGGTACACAATGATATGTGTTTGGATAATACAAGGGATGGATTCATTGTTGGGACCAAGTTGGCGTTTCAACACAATCTTTCTCTTGAGGTAGGGGTCACTCCTTGTCCACGTTAGCGTAAGGGCCTGGGAAGATGGACTGGTGAGACCAACACATGTGTGCAAATATTTGTTTGTCCCCAGTAGAATATCCATTTCTGCTGCCCAACCTAGATGTAACAGTTCCGTTTGTTACCTTGTTCTAAGTTgtgagttgcttcacatCCCGTTTCTATCTACTTCCAGTGttgagatgctggtcttttgaATACCAGTCGTTCCATTGTAGCATCCATTGTGCTTGTTATATATGCAGTCATATAACCTTTCCCTGGATTGCTTGATATCCGTGTGGGTAAGTTCCGCTTATACTTTGGCAGTGACTGAGGTTGTGATAGTCTTCTCTGTCAGTCATTAGCATAGTTCCTGCTTTGGACTTATGGATATTGGAGCCCTACTTGCATATTTTCATGCGGGCTCGTCTCGGTAATGTAACACAGGTACATGTCCTTGGTCTGAAAATTACTGATTGCGACATTCTAGAACAACGTTTTGAAAGAATCCAAATTTCAAAGTCTCGAAAGGCCGTGGAATGGCTGGCAGGGTCCTGACTGCGTTCTTccgcattgactgtgaaactgACTTTAAGGACAACCCGGAGATTGATCATTTCCAAACCAGTCCACGGCGGATCAAATCGTTGGCATACCGGTGCAAGTATGGCGTGCTTGTTAGGTTGGTGTTCGCACGAGAGGTCGGGTCCGTGTGTGGTGTCTCTGGCCTTTTGCCGCGCGCTATCTTGCCGTACAATCGTTCTTCTGATAATAATAATAACTATTATTTTTTctactactaccaccacAATTACCGGTAGCTACGCGCAACGGAGCCACACGGCAATTATCTACGCCTACCACGCGCTGTCGGTGCATTTTACAATAGCTTTCCCTACGACTACACCATTCACTCACTGCTGTCAGCAAAGTACCTCCTCTATATCTGTAAGAAGAAAAGTCAACCAAGTGTCCTTTACCTTGATCTGGACTTGGTCGTTCCGTACCGTTTGGAATCCAAGTGTCAGGCTCGTTCGTACCCATCGCATATCTCCCGTAATTTCCGTGAATATTCGTTCGTTCCTCTCGATAAACGTACACATACATATTCACACgcaaacacaaacacattTACGAACGTATTCCCACGCATCATAAAGAAAGTCCTTGGAAGAATTGGGGAGTGGACACACGATGAGTACGTCGGAAGTTACTGCATCGGACGAAGATCAAATGGCCTTTGCAGCCGAAGCCGCGGCCAACGCATTGTCGGAGAATGATGCCATTGGGGAAAGCTCATCTTTAccacacgacgacgaagacgatcatgatgacaacgacgatgatgacaatgtcaatctcgaagacgacgatgatgacgcGATACTGAAGAACGGCAATGCGCACCATTTGCACGATACCGGGGAGGACTAccacgaagacgaggacCTTGGGGATCCGCAGCCCCTGCATCTCCAGCAACATGCGCAACTTCCCCATTTTCTGGAGAGCAACATATCTGACGCAACGCTGTCTTCGAATACGGATACTACTGATCGCAATACGAATGCGAATACGCCTGCGACTGTAACTCACACAAGCACTACGGATCATTCCTCTCCGTACGATATCGAGTCGCACCCCGACGTCGAGCATCACGTGGATGACCTCAGTCACACTCCGGAACCCCACCAGCCACTCGTCTGTCGAATTTGCGGACGTGCCGATGAAGAGGGACGCCCCTTGCTACGATTCTTGCCCGTCGAACACGAtcccgccgccgccattgcCGCACCGGCGGTGCTCACCTTTCGGGACGACATTGCTCTTCATCTCTTTTGCGGGAAAACCGCATCCATTCTACCACACGTACAGCAACCCGAACTCGAAATTCTTACCAAGGCTGGCTTGAAGAACAAACACGGCATTGGTCCCGAAGTCAACGCAGCCTTGGCCAGGACACGCTGTGCGATCCTCGCACCCGAGGGGGCCAAAGAAAAGCACTTTTACCTCGTCCGTGAATTCGAAGCCCATCTCGCCGCCATTCGTCATACACACATCGCCTTTCTCACCGAAGCCAACGGCGCCATGTCCAACGGAAATCATGATCCCTTTGCCATGTCCAACGATTTTGTGTCGCACAATACACTCCCCCACCATCAGCcgca contains the following coding sequences:
- a CDS encoding predicted protein produces the protein MDLLGNLGAEDQLTSTRAENSVLQAKVKELAQRVKVLAVENEALKVEVEIYRKEAALPSFSNLALGNSGSDMETEKANDGEAFFRSGNGVFPRQNEVTFRNLHGPANPLTCALSPDDTVLATGGADGQLMLCGWGAVYSPSESPDSVVQSASGIGCEAPVICVAFAPTLRGILAVGCMDGSIYFVQYSSSPGSNGIDLKRTGLPKTLHHKKYVRAVVWSPKGPLVATSSADGTVHLFKVERTGMELSELSVSLVTSLHLPGAVESMIFSDDHLICYARGTAYLSYFEIAKNFGLTKINLNAGTPGTASYEDHVSFAVMDMALYQNKYLALATDISRNIVLDVQDGKQIRNLYGHENDGFSQPKIAWSSNGSYLLGNTQHESCLCVWDIASAQVVERLEGHGQPVRAIYSSQTSDIVITTSFDKAVKFWFPQNESM
- a CDS encoding predicted protein, producing the protein MAKASKNKTRMREESKGAFRVAKEEEEASIGGCPENNNPVHKTVDEDKTPQEKGGSNKSSTVTGKSIINSGDAESSDEDDLLEAAAAWAEGDDDDKQMKNLKVHQSNTKKPPQNKSKQSKDKLSTLNDNTATAASSLLSETSPDRMWSLHITQLDFDTTEFDLRQHFVTRGCALSSIRLVCDRGLNGKKLFRGVAFVDVLDEESYKTALALDKSDMLGRRINVRPTKTKSELADIVQRTKEIVKEKIKLNLEEMDEREASEKSHTSPNTDKKRSRKDKQRDGKERKPKRRKTEMLKSTDDNTKGNAKTEAVVPKDAKQATRGVKNQSPTGSKTIGNIDPNRKLSKKERNRKAAILIQMRRRR
- a CDS encoding predicted protein, encoding MFVVTTVFDTIRIPPLLLSMPTVQAVHSEIDQKYPNRVLMDVGLVVGRYGECARVGHGFCVSGDGGAHHECEFRLIVFRPFVEEVCLGRITKSTAEGIHVSIGFFVDIFIPAYWMLRPSHYEEKSGLWIWTPKYDDDEEDAEDEADDAASIRRRSSSVGLDENQALPPSMHIVASICEDGLGLTTWWAAPVEDDDDEDMKEEPKQEEN
- a CDS encoding predicted protein; the protein is MSKIPGSAHMNMGVGGLTILGGVAGFARKRSKASLVAGLGVGSMLLGSSYLIVKTDQIYEAHLLGTTAGGILALGMGKRFVSTRKVMPAGLVMALGAVTCAYNFNKAQEWKPT
- a CDS encoding predicted protein; the encoded protein is MSRTSNSSSVIQSRTRPPATSSLDQGDPVFPAFQNTSGERHDDISELDPTGTRHLETKNHTYVTVDINTTQWSTADFIADALRDRKRQETALLFQTGSVFPHNASGNNEILPSDSAAASPYQSYPSTILLIVLVHLIWVYQWNRKWRRRKTLTSYHALVQKKYWYQWWIALLSHPPVTDLETNESLERTREGLSTTQRTNNVPVLVFASSGVRQVVAFTGVAFVNGELSGITLLVYNSHVLWSCRALETLYNDFAGQYICVWIALAWLGVLLELFLNSLLLRMTSNVVEVAETNLESSRSVHQVLTYRTMGTLTVLMAALLVLFRIDFPNVPVQVLPFFGNPFFLMEPSVTYFVAVGILTTLSMGRHAITSVTFGTLVGSLWSAGLLEFLAEPYWAAWMVLQLALVTLLSLYEEYSNYVPCVDGVAWFEDGSSADLFGASSNRDDAFLRDASDRAAIELGGLLPEHNDLDMDEDTDRSLAERTPIFRRAQSTVRSRRMGSTPDV
- a CDS encoding predicted protein; the protein is MSTSEVTASDEDQMAFAAEAAANALSENDAIGESSSLPHDDEDDHDDNDDDDNVNLEDDDDDAILKNGNAHHLHDTGEDYHEDEDLGDPQPLHLQQHAQLPHFLESNISDATLSSNTDTTDRNTNANTPATVTHTSTTDHSSPYDIESHPDVEHHVDDLSHTPEPHQPLVCRICGRADEEGRPLLRFLPVEHDPAAAIAAPAVLTFRDDIALHLFCGKTASILPHVQQPELEILTKAGLKNKHGIGPEVNAALARTRCAILAPEGAKEKHFYLVREFEAHLAAIRHTHIAFLTEANGAMSNGNHDPFAMSNDFVSHNTLPHHQPHHHHHASLLAHHAAMQPRHPPPHTHHEDYNPTLTASAEHQSSSVLDYATAPAPPQHHSKIAPLRATAGQYQKPSPPRKSSGQPHPAYAHHQSVRSLLMEDETTMPYDAELTPDGRVRCGCGGLHWPVESGRGAQSWRNHILTKRHQKWMEDNGLLGVV